Proteins encoded in a region of the Vitis riparia cultivar Riparia Gloire de Montpellier isolate 1030 chromosome 7, EGFV_Vit.rip_1.0, whole genome shotgun sequence genome:
- the LOC117918929 gene encoding uncharacterized protein LOC117918929, translated as MSELSFSNANKPHFSISLLLSDLMLLFSSIISHPLYFLYFVFFSPYIFKLLSFLSPLFITTFLLVLALLTVSPTLLLSPESSDSKLGFLLEKCGSVLDKLRPIVDGQCEDLRCFEELEAYKIVFEAATFEVRDEERQPLELESEEKHCLPAFEGAVVVKTENVAEEKRGEGLLEVGEDGNISEKVKDKKVKAVGAETDKVDGQEERLTTGVSEGMGSKIGEIALRVTADNGGDYTSKGTDNSQMVAASVQSSEGVYYYSPKRDMENLGSFGSMRKEKEWKRTLACKLFEERNNADGGEGMDLLWETYETDSSKVMKAKNDRKKSKKKGEEVGYYSGEEDEEEEEEGMDRQLCCLQALKFSAGKMNLGMGRPNLVKFTKALKGIGWLHQVSRHGRKAHR; from the coding sequence ATGTCTGAATTGTCTTTCTCAAATGCTAACAAACCTCACTTCTCCATCAGTCTTCTCCTCTCTGACTTAATGCtcttattttcctccattatcTCCCACCCTCTTTACTTCTTGTACTTTGTCTTCTTCTCTCCCTACATCTTCAAGCTCCTCTCTTTTCTCTCCCCCCTCTTCATCACCACCTTCCTCCTTGTCCTTGCTCTTCTCACTGTCTCTCCAACCCTTCTCCTCTCCCCCGAATCCTCTGACTCCAAACTGGGGTTTCTCCTTGAGAAATGCGGGTCTGTTCTGGACAAGTTACGGCCAATTGTGGACGGCCAATGTGAAGATCTTCGATGCTTTGAGGAGCTTGAAGCGTACAAGATTGTGTTCGAGGCAGCTACCTTTGAGGTAAGAGATGAAGAGCGCCAACCTTTGGAGCTGGAATCGGAGGAAAAACACTGCTTGCCGGCCTTTGAAGGAGCGGTGGTGGTGAAAACTGAGAATGTTGCAGAAGAAAAGAGAGGAGAAGGGTTGTTGGAGGTGGGTGAGGATGGAAACATATCTGAGAAAGTGAAAGACAAGAAAGTCAAGGCAGTTGGCGCAGAGACCGATAAAGTTGATGGACAGGAAGAAAGGTTGACCACAGGAGTATCCGAGGGAATGGGGAGCAAAATTGGCGAAATCGCACTTAGAGTGACTGCCGATAATGGTGGAGACTACACTTCAAAAGGGACAGACAATTCGCAGATGGTGGCTGCAAGTGTTCAAAGTAGTGAAGGTGTCTACTACTACTCTCCTAAAAGAGATATGGAGAATCTGGGGAGCTTTGGATCAATGAGGAAGGAAAAGGAGTGGAAGCGGACGCTGGCCTGCAAGCTCTTTGAGGAGCGAAACAATGCAGACGGGGGCGAAGGCATGGACTTGCTTTGGGAGACATACGAGACGGATTCGAGCAAGGTGATGAAGGCAAAAAATGATAGGAAAAAGAGTAAGAAGAAAGGGGAGGAGGTGGGTTACTACAGTGGGGAGGAagatgaggaggaggaggaggaagggATGGATAGGCAATTGTGTTGCTTACAAGCTTTGAAATTCTCAGCAGGGAAGATGAATCTGGGAATGGGGAGGCCTAATCTTGTGAAGTTCACCAAGGCCTTGAAGGGAATTGGATGGTTGCATCAGGTCAGCAGGCATGGCAGAAAAGCCCACCGCTGA
- the LOC117917410 gene encoding wound-induced basic protein, with protein sequence MIYDVNSPLFRSFLSQKGGSSDKRKTEEQKPKEQRPKASENKPVMTE encoded by the exons ATGATCTACGATGTCAACTCTCCTCTCTTCAGGTCCTTCCTCAGTCAGAAGGGAGGCTCCTCCGACAAGAG GAAAACTGAAGAGCAGAAGCCAAAGGAGCAGAGGCCCAAAGCAAGCGAGAATAAGCCTGTTATGACGGAGTAA